GAATACTGCGAACTGTACGGCAAAACTCTAAGCCATCAATTTCTGGCATGGTCACATCCAACAGCAACAGTATAATTGGATGGGTATTCATCAGTTTCAAAGCATCTACGGCGTTGCTTGCAGAGAAAACTTGATAGTCTTTAACCAAAGCTCGCTTGATGAGAGCTTGTACAACTGGGCTGTCATCAACACTCAAAACAATGGGACGTTCTTGCTCTACAGCAACGGGAACGTCTGAAGTCAACACTTGAGTTTGGGATGGCGTTAGGAACGTGTTTTCCCTTATGGAAAGCAAATTCGAGGTTGACCAAACTTTGTAGTACTGGGCTAGTTCCAGTGGATCTTGGTCTAATTCTTCAGCAATCTCTATGAGCGATCGCTTACCATTTACCTTCTCAAGCAAGTGTTGCTGTTTGCTATTTTCTATCATGGTTCGCCAACGACCAGATAAAATCTGAGGAACAGCCTCCATACTGGGGACAATCGGAGCTAGAGCATCCCACTTTTTTTGGCGATCGCCAACCTCTTGAAGAAGCATATACCAGTTCAACTTGTGACCGTCGAGTCCATAACTGAGGTCAATCTGTACTGTATTGTCAACCTCCAACTGTCCGGGAAATGTGTTGGTCTGCTCCAAGACCTGCGCGACTTGAGTGCGGACAAATGCTTCAATATCCTCCCATTTGAACACTCGTATCCGAACGATATGTTCTAACAGTTCTCGAAAAGATGATGGATTTTGTAGCTTCTGCGCGGCGTATCTGACAGCCGTATCCGCCCAGCTACTACTGCACTTTACCCCAATTTGTCTGGCAAATTCTTGATTGGTGAGAACTTTCATCCCGCCGTAAACAATCTCGCCATTGTTGAAAACTAAAACACGAGTTCTAGGTTGTCGATCCGGATGAACGAATGCGCTAATGTCAATCAAGCCACTCGCACCCCTACATCGCTGCTCTTCAAGGAGATCCTGTAATTGCCCAGCTTGATATTGTATTTTTCTTAACATTGTCTAACTCAAACTAGCAGGTATATTTTTATACATTATTTGTAACGCGGTTCGTCGGAACACGAGTTGCGTACAATTTTGTAGAGAACCTGCCTGAGCGATAAGCTGGGTACAGCTTGCGCTTCGCGACGCACAAACGTTGCGACAATGCCAGATGTTTGAAGTGGAGTAAAAGACATAAACTGATACCTACCAATTCTATTTATCGGGATAAGCTTTGCAAATCTGGCTTTTTCTAGATGAGAAGAAAAATAATTAACTGCGTATACTAATAACAGTGTATTTAATACTACTTTCTTCTTGACCCGAATCACCTTATTTACTTAGCTTTACTAGAGAAATATATGGTAGATACACCAGAACTAAGTTGTATTTTATTGTAACAATTGAGATGCAACCACTTTAGACTTCTTAACAAAGGCTTCCTTTACAACTATCGTCTTTCTATATTCTTCGATTATAAAGACCAGTTATGCATAAAACTTTACTGCTCCGATCTCGCATATCCAAAGTTACCAGACAAAATGCCAAAAAGCAAGGATGAAGCTCACTGGTCACTGGTCACTGGTCACTGGTCACTGGTCACTGGTCACTGCAGAAACCATAGGAAACCCAATCGCGTCAAAAAAAGAAAAATATAGTGTGGACTTGATAGCTTGAAAACACGCTCTCATTACTGGCATCTCATACCATATATCCGACCCCAATGGCAAACAATCCTCAAAGGATTTGTTGGCATTTTAGGATATGTAATGGCAACCTTAGCACTCATCACTCTTGTCAAGGAATTGTCAAATGCCTTTGGCAAAGGAAACGTTATTGCAATTGCCGAGATTCTAGGCATCTTAGGTGGTGTATTTCTTGTTAGGGGCTTTTTTCAGTCCGTGCAAGATATTTACATGGCAAAAGCTGCTCTGAGAGTCGCTTTTCATCTCCGCAAGCAAGTTTACACCCATCTCCAAAAGTTAAATTTTAGCTATTTTGAAACAGCAAAAGCA
This genomic interval from Scytonema hofmannii PCC 7110 contains the following:
- a CDS encoding response regulator → MLRKIQYQAGQLQDLLEEQRCRGASGLIDISAFVHPDRQPRTRVLVFNNGEIVYGGMKVLTNQEFARQIGVKCSSSWADTAVRYAAQKLQNPSSFRELLEHIVRIRVFKWEDIEAFVRTQVAQVLEQTNTFPGQLEVDNTVQIDLSYGLDGHKLNWYMLLQEVGDRQKKWDALAPIVPSMEAVPQILSGRWRTMIENSKQQHLLEKVNGKRSLIEIAEELDQDPLELAQYYKVWSTSNLLSIRENTFLTPSQTQVLTSDVPVAVEQERPIVLSVDDSPVVQALIKRALVKDYQVFSASNAVDALKLMNTHPIILLLLDVTMPEIDGLEFCRTVRSIPKFKQLPIVMVTARDKFSDKLRGQIAGTTHYLTKPFEPEALLKIVAQCVKEKKHAEAISRESRLRTLGFQSQTTSSKIF